In Oncorhynchus clarkii lewisi isolate Uvic-CL-2024 chromosome 2, UVic_Ocla_1.0, whole genome shotgun sequence, one DNA window encodes the following:
- the LOC139381497 gene encoding IQ motif and ubiquitin-like domain-containing protein, with the protein MSEEDAETSGLNGIADEQNVKKEGIGPEAELDESQVESNTTEHPLPDVQDSDTGVKTETGELVGETVHKSTFLTSGEEDTVEATAQADLPEDSMQDGASPKKTTFSNEVGNSTATVKIMLMPEGHMMTMAFAIGLTVKELKYHFATELKVPSELIQISQSGRMVEDHRTLIELGVQPHGTIQLEMTSSDPENHPIRPVKPQQDYNMPDVITVRVQTDPETETFQDVVVEIERATHRKAFLGGYRHKATETEYHHAAVQTIAKRKPIRGVGTFSRDTQTVTVKSQSQQCTNSTSTQMTKIGCYVSNMEDKLISPGSYITAAQYHSKRLRAVITLQMYTRRWQAKRMTDQLRQDRELRLAWMEREGRRKREEKEEQIKAEHHRRMNPQCRDDFALLYSALEKWRKEEVEHIDATLDGAERKAALCALLEQESQLIASIGRHRIAAGERNYDKAVQAFLEKCAAPKRWRAFDGKMTQVDTQYTIRAKELRDLYSSINLHYLNQEERLDVLLTLKHTVKEHDCKLTQNIVELIDREADLLMRGVKETNLEGLRKRISTLFLQYIKTPTFNPEVAKLLKVPQDPAQLRKNIYFCRGCSRYLLSTDFALTANARLVGKCRSCSELDNEARRREDFSHYKTILRRLRKTEAQRNKEAKITYLLQEQDLRYLVDVVWGAQSALSAWSDMHDLVMVRWDCQWEWSPWNCILLTKGEAAAHIKMENIEKAYGVVFIRNVKHKHTVAKKYFSKIPVMAKYLQEVDLQSATHGNLLVAKPINTVTARIPTTIPQAAAGKATQ; encoded by the exons ATGTCCGAAGAAGACGCAGAAACGTCGGGGCTCAACGGGATTGCTGatgaacaaaatgtgaaaaaagagGGGATAGGTCCTGAAGCAGAATTAGATGAATCTCAGGTTGAAAGCAACACCACTGAACACCCGCTTCCAGATGTACAAGATAGCGATACTGGAGTAAAGACTGAAACTGGCGAGCTGGTGGGGGAAACGGTGCACAAGTCAACTTTTTTGACATCAGGTGAGGAGGACACAGTGGAGGCGACAGCTCAAGCGGACCTTCCTGAGGACAGCATGCAAGATGGAGCATCACCAAAGAAAACAACATTTTCTAATGAAGTTGGGAACTCAACAGCCACTG TGAAGATCATGCTGATGCCGGAGGGACACATGATGACGATGGCCTTTGCAATTGGGCTGACCGTCAAGGAGTTGAAGTATCACTTCGCAACTGAGCTGAAAGTGCCATCAGAACTCATACAGATTTCTCAGAGCG GTAGGATGGTAGAGGACCATAGGACCCTGATAGAGCTGGGAGTGCAGCCTCATGGCACCATCCAGTTGGAGATGACCTCGTCTGACCCTGAAAACCACCCCATCCGTCCTGTCAAGCCCCAGCAGGACTACAACATGCCTGACGTAATCACTGTCCGTGTCCAGACAG acccagagacagagacattccaGGATGTGGTGGTGGAGATTGAGAGGGCCACCCATAGGAAGGCTTTCCTGGGAGGCTACAGACACAAGGCCACAGAGACCGAGTACCACCATGCAGCTGTACAGACCATAGCTAAGAGGAAACCCATTAGGGGGGTGGGAACCTTCAGCCGCGATAcacag ACAGTGACGGTGAAGAGCCAGTCCCAGCAGTGCACCAACAGCACATCCACCCAGATGACCAAGATCGGCTGCTACGtgtccaacatggaggacaaGCTCATCTCCCCTGGCTCCTACATCACTGCCGCCCAGTACCATAGCAAGAGACTGAGAGCT GTGATCACTCTGCAGATGTACACGCGGCGCTGGCAGGCCAAGCGGATGACGGACCAGCTGAGGCAGGACAGGGAGCTGCGTCTGgcctggatggagagagaggggaggaggaagagggaggagaaagaggagcagaTCAAGGCTGAGCACCACAGGAGGATGAACCCCCAGTGCAGGGACGACTTTGCCCTGCTCTACAGTGCCCTGGAGA agtggaggaaagaggaggtAGAGCACATCGATGCCACTCTGGATGGTGCTGAGAGGAAGGCTGCTCTGTGTGCGCTACTGGAGCAGGAGAGCCAGCTCATTGCCTCCATCGGACGCCACCGCATCGCCGCCGGAGAGAGGAATTACGACAAGGCCGTGCAGGCCTTCCTTGAGAAG TGTGCTGCCCCTAAGAGGTGGCGTGCATTCGATGGGAAGATGACCCAGGTGGACACCCAGTACACCATCAGAGCCAAGGAGCTGAGAGACCTGTACTCCAGCATCAACCTGCACTACCTCAACCAGGAGGAGAGGCTTGACGTGCTGCTCACACTCAAACACACCGTCAAG GAGCACGACTGCAAGCTGACCCAGAACATTGTGGAGTTGATTGACAGGGAGGCGGACCTCCTGATGAGGGGGGTAAAGGAGACCAATCTGGAGGGGCTGAGGAAGAGAATCTCCACCCTCTTCCTCCAATACATCAAAACCCCCACCTTTAACCCTGAGGTGGCCAAACTGCTAAAG GTCCCCCAGGACCCAGCCCAGTTGAGGAAGAACATCTACTTCTGCCGCGGCTGCAGCCGCTACCTGCTTTCCACTGACTTTGCACTTACGGCCAATGCTCGCCTGGTAGGCAAGTGTCGCAGTTGTTCGGAGCTGGACAACGAGGCTCGCCGCCGCGAGGACTTCTCCCACTACAAGACCATCCTCAGGAGGCTCCGCAAGACTGAGGCTCAGAGGAACAAAGAGGCCAAGATTACCTACCtgctgcag GAGCAGGACCTGCggtacctggtagatgtagtgtgGGGGGCCCAGTCGGCCCTCAGTGCGTGGAGCGACATGCATGACTTGGTAATGGTGAGGTGGGATTGCCAGTGGGAGTGGAGTCCCTGGAACTGCATCCTGCTCACCAAGGGAGAAGCTGCTGCTCACATCAAAATGGAGAACATTgagaag GCCTATGGAGTGGTGTTCATTCGGAatgttaaacacaaacacacagtggcaAAGAAATACTTCTCCAAGATCCCCGTCATGGCCAAATACCTCCAGGAAGTGGACTTGCAATCAGCCACCCACGGTAACCTGTTAGTCGCCAAGCCCATCAACACGGTGACAGCCAGGATCCCGACTACCATCCCACAAGCCGCTGCTGGCAAGGCCACGCAGTGA